In Pyrus communis chromosome 15, drPyrComm1.1, whole genome shotgun sequence, the genomic stretch tttttaattaattattaaatgctttttattagTTTGTTATTGGTTTAAAGTattatccttttgtttcttttcattcccaatgcaaagaaaatacatatgagtttttattttgtgtttaaaatttgacatatcggttggGTGCCAAGATCAGCGAATGAAGCGGCAAATTTCGTCGCAACCTATGTGGGTACGGAGATGAGCGAGGAATGTAGGATGGACAGACCACCATCTTTGTTGGTTAGAATCTTAAACAAGGATGGATTGCCATGTCCTCCTTAAGTGGTTTTTTGGAGTGGGGAATGACGCTTGGTTTGTTGTATTGGCGTCTACTTGTATTTGCcactcctttttattttattaatccTGTTAGCCTTGTCTGGCTTTCCTGATGTACTTCGGTTGTGTTATGGAATGTACTAGAAATTTGTACCCATATGATGCTGCGGGATTGAAAATCATATGAGATATTTTGCTATACCTTATCATGAACGGAACAAATTTAGataccaaaagaaaaattaaaaatctattttttcaaagtgcaaagaagagaaattgtttattaaaaaagttGGACCAATGATCAATATTGAGAGTATATCAGTCAAACATCATTAGCTTTTTCAATGGTTATATGCCATGAATGTAATTGGATACCGACCTGCTCCTAGCTTGAGGTGCTTTCAAGGGAAAattgacctttttgttttgctcTCTTGGACAGTTGTGGATACAACTGCAAAAGATAATAAAGATAGACTAGATAGTTagccaatgaaaaaaaaaagcagaataagttcaaatttgagttttggGAGAAAgtggaaagagaaagagaggtgaAGTCACCTTATAACCGGAGATCGAATGTAATTTTTTCCTATTATTGAGGTGGTAATTCGACATGAGTCGGCAGAGATGGGGTTTGATATGTCAGAACAAAGACACATGTATGTACATCACAGACACTGAGCCAGCTAATTATCTGGAGGAAGAGGCATATATAAGACATGCATTAACACTGATTTAACACAAGTAAGTATTCACGGGCCTCTCCTTTGGTATCGATTTGTATCCCCTTGCCGTAATATATACTAACAGAGAGCAtgcactttgtgtgtatgaacaatttttcttaataagtgtattttttttaatattacataattactctTTATCCTCCTTATATAAATATTATGTATCAAAAGTAAAggtaaaattagaaaaataagtatatgattgtcattttctcaaaaaaagggtaaaatagaaaatatagggatatgattgtcttttgagattgttttaccctccttatgtaaatatCATGTATCAAAAGTAagggtaaaattgaaaaaataagtatatcattgtcattttcttaaaaaaaaaaaaagaaggtaaaataggaaaaataggaatatgattgtcattttgtcaaaaggtacaaaattactattttgccctccttttTGTCAATAGTGTGTATCAAAAGTAAtggcaaaataggaaaaaaaagttgacaaggaGAGTTTCCTTAATAGTATAGATAGATAACAAATGGGCCAAAGGAAGAGACGCATTAAAAGGTTAGCTTCAACTTCCCTTAGACTGTTTTACAAAACGAGAAATGACTCTCTTGTAAAATGACATCTAAgaccaaagaaaagaaaaacccctGCTCTCTAGGTTGGCAAGTTTGTTATTCTCCATCTTCTGGAACAACCCACCTCTCAAAatcttcaaaaaaataaaatccccaGTACCTTTGACCATTTTAAAttgatttgtttctttttgttgtcaGTACCAGCaaacaaccttgaaaacaagaataaaaACTTGTCTGTCCACAATCCACATACCGATTGTTGTGAGAGGCGCATATGAAGTGGAACACAATGTTGCCGGGGCGGGTGCCCCTCCACATCaaataataaatgaaaataaaaagcaagCCAAGCTGATCACTCAAAACAACATTATTGTGTGTGAAGCGTGACAGACCACTTATTGTCATTAGCTTACATTCTCTAGTGCGTGTATGTGTCTGTCCTTCTGGCGGAGTAATATGTTTTTGTCCTATTTTCTATCCCCTACCCTTCCCCTTCTGGTCGCATTGGATGGATCTTTGGCCGGATAGCCACGTGGTTGATGGGtgcatattttcatatattattattatatattttgattcGGATTGActcaaatttattataattaacaaaatataaTATCGTTTAGGTTTGATCttcgtcaaaaacgaatttaaatcacattattattaacCTATTATGAGGTTAAATTCATCCCCTCCCTTTTATAGATAATAtcaattattcaaaaaaaaaaaaaaaaaaaagaagaaaatgttgTAGAATGAGACTTACAGTTCGATTTTTCAGTAATCCTATTATAAATGGTCTAGATACGTATCAAGATTGATATGATTCAACTCAATATAACatattatctattttctatattatttgttttatttttttgttgaattctaTATATTATTTGTTAGGTATTATACTTTGTAAGTAACGTCATTAGAACTATCGGATTGTCTAATGAATAATAGACAAATACAATaatgttatttaaaaaaaaatttaattcttaAATTAAATCCGATAATGATCTAATTTAATTTGGATCAAATATAGATTGACAAGTCAAATATGATCATTTGAATAGATCCAATACATCCTAGTCATGATCTACAAAAGGGATCCCGGCGTGCGGACATCATTacaaatgtactaaaaaaatgcAATTCTTATAAAGAAAATGCAGAGAGCACAAACTGTGTGTGTGAACAACCGTCTACCTTCTCTCATGTTCTCCTCAAGTGCAACCGTTTCAGTTTATTCAAACTATCTAAAAAACATTATGATTTCACTTACCTGTATGAAAAATGATTGTAAaataatttctcttaataagtacatattttattttaatattacataattactgttttgAGGAAGAGAATAAAGCTGCTTTGAACCGTCCGGAAGCTCCCAAATATCTATTGGCAAATTCATTTCCCATGGTCCTATCTTTACTTTGTTTGTACAAAAATTTCTTAATCATTTCTTTTTGAAGAAATGGGAGTCGGTATTTTTCACAACCAAAATTTGTGATATATAAAACCATTGCATCCACACGCGTGTATCCAACCAGGTTAGAAGGAATTAAACcttatgaaaactaatgaaaagggtttgaaaactttgaattttaatgataaggacaaaataaaggataaagtgaataatatcaggaTTGATtgtttagtgtaaaaatataatttttcgttaaagtgaacagtaccagagATTTTTCGTAAAAatgatttttatgaaaaaagGTACAATTGTTTCCTATGCATGATTGATAGTCGCTTATATATGTAAAAATGgttttttataagaaaaaaggTACAATTATTTCCCATGCATGATTCACGATCAACTCGCACTTTAAAGCAAAGAAACCTTTTGTGTAGACTTGGCATTTTAGATTCGATCCGTTAACTCAATCCAACCCGTTCCATTAATATTAGTATTTGGATGGATgtttaacgggtcgggtcactttggGTCAACTTGTTAGACCCGTTAACACTTGTTagttgaggatgttttagtaattttagtaaagtcttaacaacaaaaaataataataataataattgttaacGGGTGAAACGAATAATCCGTTAGCTTAACGAGTCAGATTCGAATGACCCATTAACTTAATAGGTCGGGTTAAACCTAACCCGTTTACAGGTTTATTTTTGTGAATTacacaaaggaaaaaagaaaaaaaaaaaaaaaagaagtagaaACCTTACTTGGGCGTGCAATTGGTATTTTATGttcaataattttcttttgagaCTTGGATACTGACCCCTCATCAATTGCATAATAGCTCCAGCTATTTTGGCAATGCATGATGATGAGCCACCGCCATTTTCAAGAAGTCTTCGGTTGACGTCTGCATATTAATTTAACTGAAACTGGAACAAATCAGATTCGATCTGAAAAATATACCAATGGTCTGAATGTATACATATAAAAATACAGACATATatatcatttaaaaattaattgatgCATGGCACCGAAAAAATTGGCGCTTGTTTGAATTGGGGTCGTCCCTTCGCCTCCAGCTGGGGTAGGCCTTCAGCAAACTCATCCTCCATGTCCTAAATTCCATTAAAAAGTTAGCTTCAACTTCCCTTAGACTGTTCTACAAaacgagaaaattttcattgtgatcaGAACACGAAAGgtatatcacgtgtttttaCATAAGCAGTGgaatattttactttttaagttattaactttttaatacacatatctcaccatttgtatagtgacacgtgatgtaccatcccgTATACCgctcacattgaaaaatctcttataCAAagcctctatatatatatatatatatataattgttgaaCTACCGCAATAATTTTGAAAGAATTAGATACTATTCCCCAGAAAATATCTTACAAGAAAGCAACTGCATGCTCAGATTCATTAGTTTTTTGTTGATCATTTTACTCATAAAAGCAATGGGTTTTTTTTAGGTaaaatggtttttgagattgacataactcctatTTAATTTCCGACATtagaaattgagagaaatgGTCCTTAAGTTTATCCATCGTAAAATTTTTTGGTCATTCTATGAGAAATCTGTTAATATCCTCGTGAAGTAGAAGGATTAGTTTGACAAAAGGGTGATATTGTCCACACATCCCTCTCAATTTTCGATCGTTAGATCAAATAAACTGAAGAAAATTAAAGGACAATAATTAATAAGGGTTGTGTAGGAGGTAAAAATgtatgtgtggatagcaccactcttagcaaaaatacccttaaaaatGTAGTAATGTGGTTGTTCACATGATAATTTAACGAGAATATTGACAGATTTATAAcgaaataaccaaaatgatttacagtGGACAAACTCAATGACCACTTTTAACGATTTTCATTATCAGATaccaaagtgagaagttatgcCAATATCCaagaccattttgactaaaaaaaggTAAACTCAATTAAAATGATTAAGACCATTAATCACCATCTGAGCCATTAGCCACCTTAGGCCGAAACAGTTGAAGGTAGTACAAAGCTGTCATTGGCTGGTCGTGTTTAGGTTTTAAAATCCTTCCGACTTATTGCCATGGTGTCAACCTCAGTCAAGGCAACCATTATTCAACGCCGGAGACGGGAGAAAACGAGAAACTTCGGGTTTTAAGTGTCGAATAAATTAATCGATcgatttattaatttaaattatcCTTTTAATTAAGCATCCCTACTTTGATTCCCTGAATAATTTTGTCATATTTCCTTAAGCATTTCCGCTCGTTGACTCTAATTTGATGTTAAAAGGGTTGCAGAATTAATAATGTTTGTTTAGGGAAAGTTGAGTTCCTGCGTTCATCACGGCAACTTCAAATACAAAATGCCTACATATCAACACGAAAAATCCTAGTAACCTTCTTATTTCTCTTCCTCATCTTACATTGATTTTCGATAATCTAAGTTGTCTATCTTCTAAGTAGTCTTTTAAAGATCGTCTAggcaaaaaattaactaaatctGAAATATCCATCCACATAGTATTCATTAAATACATAAACCACGTTTCTCAATTCAACACTAAATTCATCAACAACGTCAAAAGGTTCAAAAGGGAAGATTTCATTGTAGtaacttaaaaactaaaactggAGAATGGATTGTTTATACGACTCCATGCATTGTAACAATCTTTCAAACTAATAACACattgttatataaaaaaaattaaatacacaAACAATACATTATTAATTTGAAATACGATCAAAATTACTTCCAGTAAGCCTCTCTCCTCTAAAACTGGCGTATACAATAATGCTATGGCATGGTTTGAAACTTTGACATGCTTTAACGTCTCTGTTGTCTAAAGCAGTATCAATAAATGATTCACTAGTGGTGGATGCTGCCAAGTGCTAACTGCCAAATCCCCATATCACGGTGGTCCAATTAACAGCAAATTTATCCAACTCCCCATACGGTGGTCGTCCAGTTAACAGGAGATTTTTAGTGCCCTCGAAACATAAATACATACACCGTATGATGTTATACAAATAGAGCAGACACTTGAAAAAAACAAGATTTTTTTGccttatataataatatatgtcGTATTGTTCCATGTTTCAagcacattgaaattttttttccgtCCATGTCCAATTGCCCATATCGAGGAGATTAAGGTCCACAAcattaatttcataaaaaaGCAGTCCTCATTTTGTCTCCAAATTTGTTAGAGATACGCTACCACAAGATTCAAAGTTCGTTTggatatgcttttaaaataactaaaagcgtttttggtaaaaatatttttgtaacaaattcttagtaaaaatgcaagtaaattctgaaaaagcacttaaagtgcttttggaaaaaaaaaacattttctttaaaaacgctttcagtcattttaaaagtatatcCAAACAAACCCTCAATCAATTCAAATACCAGCTTCCGTATGCATTTTTGGTAAGCAAGCATTTTTGGTAAACATATTCTCTCAGCTGATTAATCAAACGCGCTTTATAGCAATGTCAACATTTGCTGCGTATGCATTTTTGGTAAGCAAGCATTGACGTGGATGCCCCTCGACATCAAATAATAATGAAATGAAAAAGCAAGCCAAGTTGATCACTCAAAAATTGCATTCTTTAAGACATACTACGTAATGACAcatgaataatgatagaaaGTAAAATATCATATATCAATCTCTAGGCTACGTTTAGCAAGGGAACGAAGGAACCTGGTGAGTGCCTTTTCAGCACTCACTCTCGCTGCACCAATCCTTCCCGTATTTTCCTCCAAATCAACCTTCTGTTCCAATCTAGAATGCACACTTCGGACAAGTTTCCTTAGTTCCTGTCAAGTGAAGCTAGCATTAGCAACACAGAGCAAGAAACAGAACACTATGCACCCTTACGATAAGCGAACAATTGGCATGAGTGTTAATCAACTGACTCAAGTGAATATAAACTGGTGGTTCAAGTGAATCCAACTCCATAACCAGCCCTCGCAAAGGACTTTTATCGGGAAATCAACAGTGTCACTTAGTCAGACCATCCCACTCCATTAAGGATGTGGCAGAAAAACAAAAGTACAAGTGACCGAACCTTTTACACTTAGGAAGCATGTTATGACTGTTTAAACACATTATTTGACATTGATGTTGAGATGGCATTCAATTTACCTGACGGTCAAAATCAACATTCGAAATTGAATAAACTTCATTGGTGATCTTAATGTCCTTACTGATcagaccatcaaaccatctgGTCGCTTCATCAATGTGAGAACCCTGCATTCGATGCTCAAGTAATCAGATGAAATATGTCCATAAACAACTTACCAAATTTCAGTAATCTTTCTTGcacaatttcaaacaaagaaatgTAACGTACCTCTTCTTCCAACTCACAATCAGTTTCTTCCGCTTCTTCTTCATCGGCAACATCATCAACCCCCAATGTCTCCGGACCTGATAAAGCTTGCAGCTTACTTTCATCGCTATCTTTCGTAGCCTGAATCAAAGCATCCATCAAGTCGGCCTCCACATCCCGCAGCAGTTTCCCTTAACACGAATTGAAAATATCTTTGTAAGATAAGATCACAAATTCACAATCCATACACAAATGTAAGATATGATTGAATTAAACAGATTCCAACCAGGGTACAAAGTTGTTGCATCACATACCAATATAATTGAACTGCCTTCGCTTCCCTTCTCGAACATCAGGTCCTAGTTTCTGCGGCATTAACACAAACACCTTAGCTGCAACAGCTGAAATAAGCAGCTAACACTGATTTGAACAGAAAAGAATAAACTAACCAAGCACCTTCACTAGAATCACAGCATCCAACACGTCTTGGTCCAGAGAAGCCACTCTGCATCCCCATCAAATTAAAATCCATAACTCGAAATAACTAAATGTACAGGgacttttttcaaaatttgaagtttAAGAGGGGTGAACCTGACAATGCGTTTGATTTGAGGGCTGGAGAAGGAGGCGAGGTCCATAGCCCAACGGACGGCGCGTCGGGCGTGGCGCTTCAACTCGTTGCGGCTCTTGTACGTGACTGCATCCGAATCCGAATCTGAACCCGAACTGGCGGTGTTGGCGTCTTGGTAATCGGACGGTCTGAGCCCGCGTAATAGTTTATGGACGCCGCGAGTGGCCAGGTGGACGGTGGTCAAAGACGGACGACGGGAGTTGATTCTCGTGGTGACCGGAAGTAAGGGGGAGAAGATAAGGTGGTGGAAGGCGGCGTTTGAGCAGCAATGCTGCTGCCACATCGGCCATTGCCTCAGAAGCCGTCCCGCGTGAGCAGCCATCGCCTCTCTTTCCCTCTCGCTGGTGATTTGCTATACCAGCAACACATTTTATCTTCcttgtcttaaaaaaaaaaaaaaaaaaaaaaaaaggtaaattgtagcaattattcttcaagtttaatcaaatttgaataatatttcatcaactaaaaatctattaccattggaccctcaattcatcaaaacgtgtagctataaTTCTTTTCATCAACTTCGTGAGAATTTTGTGAAAATGAGTTACGTTGGAAgaatcattactacaattggtTTAAAGTTGATGAATAATttctctaattgggttaaagttgaggaactaTTTGTTCAGTTAAATTAAAATTGCGGGACcattggtaatggatttttaattgaagaactatagttgcacgttttgatgagttgatgaACCAATAgtaattgattttcaattgatGGATCATCGTTTCAATTAAGCTAAAGTTGAAGAATTATTGTTATAATTtactcaataaataaataagctaAGGCCCAGGCCCATTATTAAAGACTTCAAACGGCGTATAGTTGAATTGGGTCCCCTTCAGACTCAGCACATGTTATTTGGGCTGGTCTGTTTCACTTGACCACTTGTTTG encodes the following:
- the LOC137718522 gene encoding uncharacterized protein; this encodes MAAHAGRLLRQWPMWQQHCCSNAAFHHLIFSPLLPVTTRINSRRPSLTTVHLATRGVHKLLRGLRPSDYQDANTASSGSDSDSDAVTYKSRNELKRHARRAVRWAMDLASFSSPQIKRIVRVASLDQDVLDAVILVKKLGPDVREGKRRQFNYIGKLLRDVEADLMDALIQATKDSDESKLQALSGPETLGVDDVADEEEAEETDCELEEEGSHIDEATRWFDGLISKDIKITNEVYSISNVDFDRQELRKLVRSVHSRLEQKVDLEENTGRIGAARVSAEKALTRFLRSLAKRSLEIDI